In one window of Meiothermus sp. DNA:
- a CDS encoding ABC transporter ATP-binding protein, with the protein MLVELKEVVAYYRTPGRIPTKALDGAELTLSEGEVVGLLGPNGAGKTTLMRVMLGLMHADSGRVSVLGLDPAKHRHSVVRKCGALLDGQRELPPRWTPLDLLRFVGASYGLSELMIRHRAAVLLERFGLAEHKNAVINSFSRGMKQKLSLILALLHEPQLLILDEPTLGLDIEATREMLDLIRSFASSGCAVLISSHQLSVIEQIAHKVVVIHRGKTIFQDGPEALIRRVGRGKVELEFDTFTTQFAGALPDTVSVTGHRVTVPLDRDSLVLVLDLARRFGARLIDVSRSLDFENAYLALLEERTDPHVNLP; encoded by the coding sequence ATGTTAGTGGAACTAAAAGAGGTAGTTGCTTACTACCGGACACCAGGGAGGATACCCACCAAAGCCCTTGATGGGGCAGAGTTGACCCTATCTGAGGGAGAGGTAGTGGGGCTCTTGGGCCCCAATGGAGCTGGCAAAACCACCCTCATGCGCGTGATGCTGGGCTTGATGCATGCGGATTCGGGGCGTGTCTCGGTACTAGGCCTCGATCCGGCCAAACACCGCCACTCGGTAGTGAGGAAATGCGGTGCTTTGCTTGACGGTCAGCGCGAACTGCCGCCCAGGTGGACGCCCCTGGATTTGCTCAGGTTTGTGGGTGCCAGTTACGGACTGTCCGAGCTAATGATCCGCCACAGAGCGGCTGTTTTGCTCGAGCGCTTTGGTTTGGCAGAACATAAAAATGCTGTGATCAATAGTTTTTCACGGGGCATGAAGCAAAAACTATCACTCATCCTCGCCCTCCTGCACGAGCCCCAACTTCTGATACTGGACGAGCCTACCCTAGGACTGGATATAGAAGCGACCCGTGAGATGCTCGATCTAATACGTTCGTTTGCCTCGAGCGGGTGCGCGGTGCTCATATCCTCGCATCAACTCTCCGTGATCGAACAGATTGCACACAAGGTCGTGGTCATCCACCGTGGAAAGACTATTTTTCAGGACGGTCCCGAGGCACTTATCCGGCGGGTGGGGAGAGGCAAGGTAGAGCTCGAGTTCGACACGTTTACAACCCAGTTTGCAGGAGCTTTACCCGACACAGTTTCGGTGACAGGCCATCGAGTCACTGTTCCACTCGACCGAGATAGCCTGGTGCTGGTATTGGACTTGGCACGCCGGTTCGGTGCAAGATTGATCGACGTTAGCAGATCGCTCGACTTCGAGAACGCTTACCTGGCTCTTTTGGAAGAAAGGACCGATCCTCATGTCAACCTACCTTAG
- a CDS encoding CPBP family intramembrane glutamic endopeptidase, with amino-acid sequence MTEIMLTVMILLSAYLLNDATSRTDPTYRGYRNSIAISFVLFCVWLALDYWFVPGSWWRLSSSSFVEVILLTLATMMANIFLYRWYMTGTDYPGLVRAGVVSDGCPYLGSYAIPKNFITHGGTTLWEEIVFRGLIGVGLFILFGSVISIVVTALLFGLLHYLPFRAYAKHHSIRPDRYVLGALISPTLFPSCYIHGR; translated from the coding sequence ATGACTGAGATAATGCTAACTGTTATGATTTTGCTCTCCGCCTACCTGCTTAACGATGCCACCTCTCGCACCGATCCCACATACCGAGGATACAGAAATTCAATAGCTATCTCATTTGTCCTATTCTGTGTCTGGCTAGCGTTGGACTACTGGTTTGTTCCAGGGTCTTGGTGGAGGCTCTCGAGTTCGAGTTTTGTTGAAGTTATCTTGCTAACATTGGCAACAATGATGGCTAATATCTTCCTCTATCGCTGGTACATGACTGGCACAGACTACCCTGGCTTGGTTAGGGCCGGTGTTGTAAGCGATGGCTGCCCATATCTTGGATCATACGCCATTCCTAAAAACTTCATTACCCACGGAGGTACAACGCTTTGGGAGGAAATCGTTTTTCGGGGATTAATCGGTGTTGGACTGTTTATTCTTTTTGGTTCGGTGATCTCCATTGTTGTCACAGCACTGCTTTTTGGACTTCTGCATTACCTGCCGTTCCGGGCATATGCTAAGCACCACTCAATTCGCCCCGACCGCTACGTTCTTGGCGCGCTAATCAGTCCTACTCTGTTTCCTTCCTGCTATATTCATGGCCGCTAA
- a CDS encoding SdpI family protein: protein MRGTTMAIAVSIFIVAALLVGLSIPLVQGKVPPNSTYGFRTSKTLADPSIWYEANRFAGRVTITVSIVMIVLGIALLLLDRYTKLDPNSLTVLGLAFEIVPLLVLILVLFLYHRNL, encoded by the coding sequence ATGCGTGGGACAACCATGGCTATAGCCGTTTCAATTTTCATCGTGGCGGCGCTGTTGGTCGGGCTGTCCATCCCGCTGGTGCAGGGGAAAGTTCCTCCCAACAGCACCTATGGCTTCAGGACGTCCAAGACCCTGGCCGATCCGTCCATCTGGTACGAGGCCAACCGCTTTGCGGGCCGAGTTACTATCACTGTCTCGATCGTTATGATTGTTCTGGGCATCGCCCTTCTACTCCTAGATCGCTACACCAAGCTCGATCCCAACAGCCTAACCGTACTGGGGCTGGCTTTTGAGATCGTGCCACTGCTGGTTCTCATTCTGGTGCTTTTCTTATACCATCGGAACTTGTGA
- a CDS encoding radical SAM protein — MNTARLQQPGPSCLTVLPTFRCTAACANCCFGSHPWVPGRTPQEDILRYIREAARFESLSLVTFSGGECFLLGDDLVEAVALATRLGLATRCVTNGYWASSEKAALHRLVELRDAGLTELNLSTGDNHAKFVPIENILHGAKAAAQLGIGVAIMVELQAERRVTKQVLLEHPLAQGLFDGHDLDANVTIVESPWIAMEDGEVPYDTNCLINADNVHLRSGCTSILSTIVPTPQKELFACCGITAEKIPEVKLGLLDQANMHDMYEAASNDFIKIWLAVDGPEKIVAWAGQKDPSIEWENRFAHQCDICRFMYQSPQIKRVIREHYQEVVGDVLLRFSLLRS; from the coding sequence ATGAATACGGCTAGGCTGCAGCAACCAGGACCGTCCTGTCTAACCGTACTACCCACCTTTAGGTGTACGGCGGCCTGCGCAAATTGCTGTTTCGGCTCGCACCCTTGGGTACCGGGCCGGACACCCCAAGAAGATATCCTCAGATATATCCGTGAGGCGGCTCGCTTCGAATCCCTCAGCTTAGTGACATTCTCTGGCGGGGAGTGCTTTCTTCTAGGCGACGACTTGGTAGAGGCGGTGGCTCTTGCTACGCGCCTTGGCCTAGCCACTCGGTGTGTCACTAACGGCTATTGGGCGTCGTCAGAGAAGGCCGCTCTGCATCGGCTAGTTGAATTACGGGATGCTGGATTGACTGAGCTGAATCTAAGCACGGGTGATAATCACGCCAAGTTCGTTCCCATCGAAAACATTCTCCATGGAGCAAAGGCAGCGGCCCAACTCGGTATAGGCGTTGCTATCATGGTGGAGCTGCAGGCCGAGCGCCGGGTGACCAAGCAGGTACTGCTCGAGCACCCCCTGGCCCAGGGACTGTTCGACGGGCACGATCTGGATGCGAACGTGACAATTGTAGAAAGCCCGTGGATCGCGATGGAGGACGGCGAGGTTCCGTATGACACGAACTGTCTGATCAACGCTGATAACGTCCACCTGAGGTCAGGCTGTACCAGCATCCTTTCCACCATCGTACCTACGCCCCAAAAGGAGCTTTTCGCCTGTTGTGGCATCACGGCCGAGAAGATCCCTGAGGTCAAACTGGGGCTGCTCGATCAAGCCAACATGCACGATATGTACGAGGCGGCCTCCAATGATTTCATAAAGATCTGGCTTGCAGTGGACGGGCCGGAGAAGATCGTGGCCTGGGCCGGTCAGAAGGATCCCTCTATTGAGTGGGAAAACCGCTTCGCACACCAGTGCGACATCTGCCGCTTCATGTACCAAAGCCCGCAGATCAAGCGCGTCATCCGCGAGCACTATCAGGAGGTCGTGGGGGACGTCCTATTACGGTTTTCGCTCCTGAGGTCTTAG
- a CDS encoding LuxR C-terminal-related transcriptional regulator, whose protein sequence is MLCHSGVETLRLHGLTLLASASLSRPVHLVLDAPWGFVLWGLARLPRPCLIVTQCPSSHYLCDLMDLQPEGILATSARPEDVLEGLREVAQGRGFQKLPPLGPDSLTARERQVMRSVALGLCDADIARMLGVSRRTVYNWVSSLQEKLGLENRVELALYYLGLLPHCRGWRGV, encoded by the coding sequence ATGCTATGCCATAGTGGCGTCGAGACCTTACGGCTCCACGGCCTGACCCTCCTGGCGTCCGCTTCGCTCTCCCGCCCCGTCCACCTGGTGCTGGACGCCCCCTGGGGCTTCGTCCTGTGGGGCTTAGCCCGGCTTCCTCGGCCCTGCCTCATCGTGACCCAGTGCCCTTCCTCCCACTACCTGTGCGACCTGATGGACTTGCAGCCGGAGGGGATCCTAGCCACCTCGGCCAGGCCGGAGGATGTCCTCGAGGGGTTGCGGGAGGTCGCGCAGGGTCGGGGTTTCCAAAAACTCCCGCCCCTGGGCCCGGATAGCCTGACCGCCCGCGAGCGGCAGGTAATGCGCTCGGTGGCGCTGGGTCTTTGCGATGCGGATATCGCCCGGATGCTGGGCGTGTCCAGGCGAACGGTATACAACTGGGTGTCCTCCCTACAGGAAAAGCTGGGCCTAGAGAACCGGGTGGAGCTGGCACTGTACTACTTGGGCCTGCTCCCCCACTGCCGGGGATGGCGCGGAGTGTGA
- a CDS encoding FAD-dependent oxidoreductase translates to MSHSASSTFEAQSAIRVKQNCHSMGEAAGVAAA, encoded by the coding sequence GTGTCTCACTCCGCCAGTTCCACCTTCGAGGCCCAAAGCGCCATCCGGGTGAAGCAAAACTGCCACTCGATGGGTGAGGCCGCGGGGGTAGCGGCGGCGTAG